From one Babesia bovis T2Bo chromosome 3, whole genome shotgun sequence genomic stretch:
- a CDS encoding Gryzun putative trafficking through Golgi family protein produces MMECVPSHFMTAPVPCAALSTHLLSHEKLKECILISGRNANDNQNRLNIVLSQTIDVNCDGEDLPQWQMPIASSGDWLLMQRNLSPCVVCVRDWQHFVVDGNYNSPRAEDSSVESCVSSSPNTPESFAKVDTVRHLNGNNRDELLYGDLKQLSDLIKSDVDRCIATYRRNLLDKSPVSGKIMFLILLREGTKNAQKAVNGLKNLNPSEVAAICVTSGEKDIESKVSKLETLIYDNCISYYERRIHMLQKTLSKVKHSTGSDVDETSEINTAMMYFKLAYFQQFIGNLKESVQCLSQAWNHVVPAAIVNPCEDYATVALYISLQLVSVHFLNSNIVDALTTAFEAGSFFKRILFKPDSEPLYHNICYLLYHSVALHLERANDYKELKENDHLKHHAANFGKWAIQHLLKLRISLMSGDYNSYPRKVFANLLFRGDDDFGHLYESFSEESNTGTVEQRLHNLESITEQLLVRLMDIVSTWSWYNSLLQVTELLGDSLLYSSSFDDAFFIYNNVAESLVNGTPLDAEYLLKRCSSLIIAESLKTTTTSRSARSMDSESDEESIQLPNYHRCAITMLLAERAHCRIWWFIYRRILIKILVSIDFILGVPLDIPSTLRSQGSIPSVIWQRLSNCEPRYLTGGLGYSIELDKRDYAMILLKGIMTLCSTGDVNVDFASLCHRLFMNSPLRDVTTSVLLSKYHTPFYMIGQVNRKEDSISTQLQLVVTFHVDLPFAIDINKVSICTSIGTFLFDIVKTVETPSQVELYIKASGCSEDAVSQGSDIQNSQEYDRYNEFQQDYPSNTSHIMGSMLQGEGDTTGFAEARHLEGDRRVILAITCPPVNNQFMINCFSLLGVKLHWIKPLYEGAFLDIACIIPSLVNQTAGITRLDEPLFEADSVKDTFRLLHNVGYVGSSSSFLKSEETLSMTMADPSSVALRSSMCETIMELTALSPIPYGLRDWDNSDTDTYSWGAYRMFVNRIYFKVFLGSIVEGHVAPVSCVLLYNKQIIGSDNLGRIRFSVDVSCSASSHIFYALCRDDASNCGIMRQCVNNQFVFSLNEFADAQSFEIAPRLDSLGVSEVDAVVPTLFADSPDFNCSINEDMNNFLELAKRDCNIGIVYIYGLLKVLSHGQTNVQFSLKMQPMLGHTLKAVESELLVVTDVSQIQVHEPISMALGEEHVYDSTNGSHIRMLNVQLVNKSPLQYDIDTVRLVYNDELDIENESLYGFCRLLEYYQELQFMHMCPESANSVEAQCIHSVVHPEAFPFDRLQTCFLDVITCNIVISNSKEAAEVHISIKHASTVFLGQPFEVIANITNTTSHTLDYIVSIKSRENKDGVFSIAGARVAEMIALPMSTRCVRWMLVPNKCGHQMIPRVDVYQKRRLTLPCDNFSSAPSIVYVTPQAVDNR; encoded by the exons ATGATGGAATGCGTACCTTCTCATTTTATGACGGCACCTGTGCCGTGTGCCGCGCTATCAACTCATTTACTTTCGCATGAGAAGCTAAAGGAGTGCATTTTAATTTCTGGTCGCAATGCCAATGACAACCAGAATCGTCTTAACATTGTGTTAAGTCAGACAATTGATGTAAATTGCGATGGCGAGGATCTTCCACAATGGCAGATGCCGATTGCATCGAGTGGAGATTGGCTTCTTATGCAGCGTAATTTGTCGCCATGTGTAGTTTGCGTTCGTGACTGGCAGCATTTTGTAGTGGATGGAAACTACAACAGTCCAAGGGCAGAGGATTCCTCGGTGGAATCATGTGTGTCGTCATCGCCGAATACACCCGAAAGTTTTGCAAAAGTAGACACTGTGAGACATCTTAATGGAAATAACCGTGATGAGCTACTTTACGGTGACCTGAAGCAATTGTCGGACCTGATAAAGTCGGATGTTGATCGTTGTATTGCTACTTATCGCCGCAATTTATTGGATAAAAGTCCGGTTTCGGGTAAGATAATGTTTTTGATTTTACTTCGTGAGGGAACTAAGAATGCACAGAAGGCTGTTAATGGGTTGAAGAACTTGAATCCAAGTGAAGTAGCGGCTATATGCGTAACTAGCGGTGAGAAAGACATAGAAAGCAAGGTATCGAAGCTTGAGACTCTGATTTACGACAACTGTATTTCCTACTATGAGCGGCGCATCCACATGTTACAGAAAACTCTGTCTAAGGTCAAGCATAGTACAGGTTCAGATGTAGACGAGACCAGTGAGATCAATACCGCTATGATGTACTTTAAATTAGCTTACTTCCAGCAATTTATTGGCAATTTGAAGGAGAGTGTACAATGTTTATCGCAAGCATGGAATCACGTGGTTCCTGCAGCTATAGTTAACCCTTGTGAGGACTATGCCACGGTGGCGCTCTATATATCACTTCAGCTTGTAAGCGTTCATTTTCTCAACTCCAATATCGTAGATGCACTTACAACTGCTTTTGAGGCTGGATCTTTTTTTAAACGTATTTTATTCAAGCCCGATTCAGAGCCCTTGTACCATAACATTTGTTATCTGTTGTATCATTCAGTGGCTCTCCATCTAGAGCGTGCCAACGATTACAAGGAGTTGAAGGAAAATGACCATTTAAAGCACCATGCTGctaactttggtaaatgGGCCATTCAGCATTTGCTTAAATTGCGTATATCGCTGATGTCAGGTGACTATAACTCATATCCTCGCAAGGTATTTGCCAATTTGTTATTTCGTGGTGACGATGATTTCGGGCATCTATATGAATCATTTAGTGAGGAATCCAATACAGGCACCGTAGAACAGCGACTGCACAATCTGGAGTCAATCACTGAGCAACTATTGGTCCGTCTTATGGATATAGTGTCAACATGGAGTTGGTACAACTCTCTGCTTCAGGTAACTGAGCTGTTGGGTGACTCACTGTTATATTCATCAAGCTTCGATGACGCGTtctttatatacaataatgTAGCTGAATCATTGGTCAATGGAACTCCACTGGATGCTGAATATCTGTTGAAACGGTGTTCGTCGTTAATTATAGCTGAGTCATTAAAGACCACAACTACATCTCGGTCAGCCCGAAGTATGGATTCTGAATCCGATGAAGAATCCATCCAGCTTCCCAATTACCACAGGTGTGCCATTACCATGCTATTGGCTGAACGTGCTCATTGTCGTATTTGGTGGTTCATATATCGTCGTATATTAATCAAGATATTAGTGAGCATTGACTTTATATTAGGTGTACCGCTTGATATCCCAAGTACGTTACGATCACAGGGTAGTATTCCGTCAGTAATTTGGCAGAGACTATCGAATTGCGAGCCACGATACTTGACTGGAGGCCTTGGATATAGTATAGAACTTGATAAACGTGATTACGCGATGATTTTATTGAAAGGTATAATGACATTATGTTCCACCGGTGATGTTAATGTTGACTTTGCTTCGTTATGCCATCGCCTGTTTATGAATTCTCCATTGCGCGATGTCACCACGTCAGTACTGTTAAGCAAATACCACACTCCCTTCTATATGATAGGCCAGGTTAATCGAAAGGAGGATAGCATATCCACTCAGCTTCAGCTGGTTGTAACATTCCATGTTGATTTGCCCTTCGCTATAGATATCAATAAAGTCAGCATTTGCACATCCATTGGCACATTCCTTTTTGACATTGTGAAAACCGTTGAAACACCCAGTCAAGTAGAGCTTTACATAAAGGCTTCCGGGTGTAGCGAAGATGCTGTTTCTCAAGGTAGTGATATCCAAAATTCTCAAGAATATGATCGATATAACGAATTTCAGCAAGACTATCCGAGTAATACATCCCATATCATGGGATCAATGCTTCAAGGGGAAGGCGATACCACTGGCTTTGCTGAAGCCAGACACCTCGAGGGTGATAGAAGAGTCATTTTGGCTATAACGTGCCCTCCTGTTAACAACCAGTTCATGATAAATTGCTTTAGCCTGCTTGGTGTCAAGCTGCACTGGATAAAGCCGCTGTATGAAGGTGCATTTCTGGATATCGCTTGTATAATACCATCCTTGGTAAATCAAACGGCGGGCATTACTCGTTTAGATGAACCCCTATTCGAAGCTGACTCAGTGAAGGATACATTCAGGCTATTGCATAACGTTGGATATGTTGGTTCATCGAGCTCATTCTTGAAATCCGAAGAGACACTATCAATGACTATGGCAGATCCCAGTAGTGTTGCGCTCCGTAGCTCCATGTGTGAGACCATTATGGAACTGACAGCTCTGTCACCGATACCATACGGTTTGCGTGACTGGGATAACAGCGACACGGACACCTATTCTTGGGGTGCATATCGCATGTTTGTAAATCGCATATACTTTAAAGTTTTTCTTGGCAGCATTGTTGAGGGCCACGTCGCTCCTGTATCCTGTGTATTGTTGTACAACAAGCAGATTATAGGGTCTGATAACTTGGGTCGAATTCGATTTTCTGTGGACGTCTCTTGCAGTGCTAGCTCTCATATATTCTATGCGCTCTGTCGTGACGATGCTAGCAACTGTGGTATCATGCGCCAATGCGTGAATAACCAATTTGTTTTTAGTTTGAATGAGTTTGCTGATGCTCAATCATTTGAGATAGCTCCTAGGTTGGACTCTCTCGGTGTTTCTGAGGTTGATGCCGTTGTACCAACACTGTTTGCTGACTCTCCGGATTTCAACTGCAGTATAAATGAGGATATGAACAATTTCTTGGAATTGGCTAAACGTGACTGTAACATTGGCATCGTTTACATTTACGGGTTGCTTAAGGTCCTGTCTCACGGTCAGACCAACGTGCAGTTTAGTTTAAAGATGCAGCCTATGCTAGGTCACACTTTGAAGGCTGTGGAATCAGAGCTACTTGTAGTCACTGACGTATCACAAATTCAGGTACACGAACCTATCAGTATGGCTCTTGGAGAGGAACATGTATATGACAGCACCAATGGTAGCCATATCCGTATGCTCAACGTCCAGTTGGTCAACAAGAGCCCTCTGCAATACGATATCGACACTGTCCGATTAGTTTACAATGATGAACTTGACATTG AAAATGAGAGTCTTTATGGATTCTGCCGACTATTGGAATATTATCAGGAGCTGCAATTTATGCATATGTGCCCTGAATCTGCCAATTCAGTGGAGGCTCAATGTATACATTCGGTAGTACACCCGGAAGCCTTCCCATTCGACCGTTTACAGACATGCTTCTTGGATGTTATCACT TGTAACATTGTAATATCTAACTCTAAGGAAGCCGCTGAAGTACATATATCAATTAAGCACGCAAGTACTGTGTTTTTAGGCCAACCTTTCGAGGTGATTGCCAATATTACTAACACAACATCGCATACCCTG GACTATATAGTAAGCATTAAAAGCAGGGAAAACAAGGACGGTGTGTTCTCAATTGCAGGCGCGCGAGTAGCCGAGATGATTGCGCTTCCTATGTCTACGCGGTGTGTTCGTTGGATGCTAGTGCCAAATAA GTGTGGTCATCAAATGATACCGCGAGTCGATGTTTACCAGAAGAGAAGGCTGACCCTTCCATGTGACAACTTCTCTTCAGCGCCGTCGATCGTATACGTAACACCGCAGGCCGTTGACAATAGATAA
- a CDS encoding putative integral membrane protein, which yields MAAFSKATGIYSAKLGLYMYAVALQMIIGYFMILCSPNKLNIGGLVRARSVEDIQNVGFDVIQGAGVVHILFAVLTFALLILAHFVTSCFKIPMLIVTIVQTAYCSFTAGVCALYLQRGYDNITQTIQLLAKQAIGTVVPSLNQLLVDNRNMLYGIGILAVIATSFLQKAQVVKGTDSSTQVMVVIPCVSLGLGIAFALTAPCRDYRTFTLGFFWALACIIGDVISSVSRFFCFKPFKLFMLAVYAGICLLSVITIGVCSKIYSNGKIDLSGYLDVVHGTIKAAADKASEQIKYDDVDRYIGKITTRYTDEELNVFMGNGIFLLVVVMLSIVCLLFGVLALFYSIFRFFDRSRDSDEANVGSDKAVKVVVS from the coding sequence atggCAGCTTTCAGCAAGGCTACTGGCATTTACAGCGCCAAGCTCGGCCTCTACATGTACGCCGTTGCTCTTCAGATGATCATTGGTTACTTCATGATCCTTTGCTCACCAAACAAGTTGAACATTGGTGGTCTTGTTCGCGCTCGTAGCGTTGAGGACATTCAGAACGTCGGATTCGATGTTATTCAGGGTGCTGGTGTTGTACACATTCTTTTCGCAGTGCTCACTTTTGCTCTTCTCATTTTGGCACACTTCGTTACTAGCTGCTTCAAGATTCCCATGCTTATTGTTACCATTGTGCAGACAGCCTACTGCTCATTCACTGCTGGTGTTTGCGCACTCTACCTCCAGCGTGGTTACGACAACATTACTCAGACCATTCAACTCCTTGCCAAGCAGGCTATCGGCACTGTTGTTCCTTCTTTGAACCAGTTGTTGGTTGACAACCGTAACATGCTTTACGGTATTGGTATTTTGGCTGTTATTGCTACTTCCTTCTTGCAGAAGGCTCAGGTTGTCAAGGGAACTGACAGCAGTACTCAGGTTATGGTTGTAATTCCCTGTGTTAGTCTTGGTTTGGGTATTGCCTTTGCCCTTACTGCTCCTTGCAGGGACTACAGGACCTTCACTCTTGGTTTCTTCTGGGCTTTGGCTTGCATTATTGGTGATGTCATCAGCTCTGTCAGCAGATTCTTCTGCTTCAAGCCATTCAAGTTGTTCATGTTGGCTGTTTACGCTGGTATTTGTTTGTTGTCTGTTATTACCATTGGTGTTTGCTCCAAGATTTACAGCAATGGTAAGATTGACCTTTCTGGTTACCTCGATGTTGTACACGGTACCATCAAGGCTGCTGCTGACAAGGCTAGTGAGCAGATTAAATACGACGATGTTGACAGGTACATTGGCAAAATCACTACCCGTTACACCGATGAGGAACTCAACGTATTCATGGGTAACGGTATTTTCCTTTTGGTTGTTGTGATGCTTTCTATTGTTTGCCTTCTTTTCGGCGTTCTTGCTCTCTTCTACTCTATCTTCAGGTTCTTTGACAGGAGCCGTGACTCTGACGAGGCCAATGTTGGCAGCGACAAGGCAGTCAAGGTCGTCGTCAGCTAA
- a CDS encoding helicase yields the protein MSDDDIKGEVFIIGKYRGKTFEEVYRTDAGYVSWAKQIDTPTGQLFRFRLYIHNRESNTSGNAAPSFTTAAVKPFNPSQPLPSVRPSVSNSSTAPKESLGRCLDAKWRRLTDRREDDCDKNDEFELHRWRAKRANTAKGDFNELTTLQDILKVTVDNDKPNEKAITLSDTSPESVSTMVSIFDNSRKSRVIVSSGSVRSSASGSPVQVEYKSPSGESSFSLDNSSTELLEDIKDLEESGAFKDFPSSFITEATGLTASSGLADTEATSSSGIPDSNDTNDGSSTLRIEGMLALVLYSDSEFYIAYQKPSANGLPSWTSVVPPELFQFLASLQCGMRSVKDQRHSYLIFHANQYDVVLKALRKALSKKKCPVDPIPNFILRSFSEFDRYARKINLPEKTQDSLSGHLCPYTSNNLDNVHTLVGDELYNQLKPFQREGVNYGIRRNGRVLIGDEMGLGKTLQALAISAFYRINWPLLIICPSSLRFQWREQCLRWLPHLVKSDDICMIMTGKTEYTDETKIVITSYDLCVSNRRLRHGFETIICDESHYLKNQNAKRTQFITPLLKEATRVILLSGTPSLNNPAELYEQLSCLIPSFCSSSTFVERYCEKRLHWFTKRMTYSGSQHASELHMFLVKTVMIRRLKENVLNELPPKIRSKVPIYIAPDILRGLSKTGPAIINSKPNFNAPNTQEVFRKTGEAKVKGVCDYVLHLIKSSVKFIIFAHHMFMMDAIEQVLKAQHCCYMRIDGSTNAQQRESRVTEFQNNSKCRVALLSLTACGVGLNLTSSSTVVFAELHWVPGQMIQAEDRAHRMGTKHRIINIHYLIAEGSIEETMWRVVSRKWETVTATLNGEVSNLAMTKESEKAFINEMAAQYKITELLK from the coding sequence ATGTCGGATGACGACATTAAGGGTGAAGTATTTATTATTGGTAAATATCGTGGTAAAACTTTTGAGGAGGTATATCGCACGGACGCGGGATACGTTTCATGGGCTAAGCAGATAGACACACCTACTGGGCAGCTCTTTCGTTTCCGCTTATACATACATAATCGTGAATCTAATACAAGTGGGAATGCAGCACCGTCTTTTACAACTGCTGCTGTAAAACCGTTTAATCCATCTCAGCCACTTCCCAGTGTGCGTCCATCTGTTAGTAACAGCTCAACGGCTCCTAAGGAATCACTAGGACGTTGCTTAGATGCAAAATGGCGTCGTCTAACAGATCGTCGTGAGGATGACTGTGATAAAAATGACGAGTTCGAATTACACCGTTGGCGAGCCAAACGTGCCAATACCGCTAAAGGCGATTTTAATGAGTTGACCACTTTACAGGATATTCTTAAGGTAACCGTTGACAATGACAAGCCGAATGAGAAGGCTATTACACTCTCGGATACATCCCCTGAGTCTGTATCAACTATGGTCTCCATTTTCGACAATTCTAGAAAAAGCAGGGTAATTGTCAGTTCTGGTAGCGTCAGATCATCTGCTAGTGGCAGCCCGGTTCAAGTTGAATATAAGTCACCTTCTGGTGAAAGTTCATTTTCCTTGGACAACAGCAGTACTGAGTTGCTTGAGGACATTAAGGACCTAGAGGAATCGGGTGCATTCAAGGATTTTCCATCTAGTTTTATTACTGAAGCTACTGGATTAACGGCATCTTCAGGTCTAGCAGATACAGAAGCTACGTCTTCTTCCGGTATACCAGATTCAAATGACACTAATGATGGAAGCTCTACTCTACGTATTGAGGGCATGCTCGCTCTGGTATTATATTCTGACTCCGAATTTTACATAGCATACCAAAAACCATCTGCCAATGGTCTTCCATCATGGACATCCGTTGTTCCTCCGGAACTATTCCAGTTTTTGGCATCTCTACAATGTGGAATGCGTAGTGTGAAGGATCAGCGTCACtcatatttaatatttcaCGCTAACCAATATGACGTCGTATTGAAGGCACTGCGCAAGGCACTAAGTAAGAAAAAGTGTCCAGTGGACCCTATTCCCAACTTTATTCTTCGTTCATTTTCTGAGTTCGATAGGTATGCCCGGAAAATCAACCTGCCTGAGAAGACGCAAGACTCACTTTCTGGCCATTTGTGCCCGTATACATCTAATAACTTGGATAATGTCCATACCTTGGTTGGTGATGAGCTATACAACCAATTGAAGCCATTTCAACGCGAGGGCGTTAATTACGGTATACGTCGAAACGGACGTGTGTTGATTGGCGATGAAATGGGTTTGGGTAAAACACTTCAAGCTCTTGCTATATCGGCTTTCTACAGGATAAACTGGCCCTTATTGATTATATGCCCATCATCCCTACGTTTCCAATGGCGTGAGCAATGTCTCCGTTGGTTGCCTCATTTAGTAAAATCTGATGATATTTGCATGATCATGACTGGTAAAACGGAGTACACTGATGAAACAAAGATTGTGATCACATCATACGATCTATGTGTGAGTAACCGTAGATTGCGGCATGGGTTTGAGACGATCATCTGTGATGAATCTCATTACCTAAAGAACCAAAATGCCAAGCGCACTCAGTTTATCACTCCACTGCTTAAGGAGGCAACTCGTGTCATATTACTATCGGGAACACCATCGTTGAATAACCCGGCTGAGCTATATGAGCAGCTCTCGTGCCTCATTCCTTCGTTTTGTTCGTCCAGTACGTTTGTTGAGCGATATTGCGAAAAGCGACTACACTGGTTTACCAAACGTATGACCTATTCCGGCTCTCAGCATGCCTCGGAGTTGCATATGTTTCTCGTAAAGACTGTTATGATACGTCGTCTGAAGGAAAATGTGCTAAACGAGCTACCTCCGAAAATCCGCTCCAAGGTGCCTATCTACATCGCACCTGATATATTACGCGGCTTAAGTAAAACGGGACCGGCAATCATCAACAGCAAGCCTAATTTCAATGCCCCGAATACTCAAGAGGTGTTTAGGAAGACTGGTGAGGCTAAGGTCAAGGGTGTATGTGACTACGTTTTACACCTAATTAAAAGCTCGGTGAAGTTTATTATCTTTGCGCACCACATGTTCATGATGGATGCCATTGAACAGGTTCTTAAAGCGCAGCACTGCTGTTACATGCGTATTGACGGTTCCACTAATGCGCAACAGCGTGAATCGCGTGTTACTGAGTTTCAGAACAATAGTAAGTGCCGTGTAGCCTTGCTATCACTGACTGCCTGTGGTGTTGGTCTTAACTTAACGTCATCTTCTACTGTAGTATTCGCTGAATTACATTGGGTACCAGGTCAGATGATCCAGGCAGAGGATCGTGCCCATCGTATGGGCACCAAGCACCGTATTATTAACATTCACTATTTGATTGCTGAGGGGTCCATTGAAGAGACTATGTGGCGAGTTGTAAGCCGCAAGTGGGAGACCGTCACTGCTACACTGAACGGCGAGGTATCTAACCTCGCGATGACCAAAGAGTCTGAGAAGGCATTTATTAATGAAATGGCAGCTCAGTATAAAATTACTGAATTACTAAAGTAG
- a CDS encoding S1 RNA binding domain family protein, producing the protein MWHIGWTLITGTVYAFVGHGSRNGNQMLPGYNVIKPWNNHCRLQYTLAADARPLTRYAVDQLENEYVGFEAEPPRPPKCPLQAHLLSKRVVKAMVEHDLELYAERSVDKYGRPEHRRQKWKMTRHRRRLDPVLFRVGERIKGRVAVAFPTYALVDVGATSYGVLHARDMSEGWIDRVDHSVSSGEDIIVIVKSIDPDSGYIRLSLLDLPKLESVTGAPIERRPLHSYSVEDTVSGVIRRRSPFGYYVDIGATVDAFLHVNDRKLPRKFTGVARQPFRIGTYINTLYIKSVDLVRNRIQISENSLQEEMYKRCVTGQETPEQQALYSPLHHEPLLSRLNTRDLERMKVIGGYDDLLSELGCGRNASVEYVKYLQNRKRVAELEKQKDSVLEDADNMPQWKLRQATQEYNRLALEIAELNKECIEPPPPERTIYRYGDPGTWQPQVYTPFDKDDPGQYFKSMNSEVQAALRDVQGESFDFKGAMIEDLSSPERRGELIEALWERFHAPPSNTSRIKDTESRTATIEDVEELAPSSEQPVSRTDMSYPDKVIAELESYNDSDADELASMIRASEGFNPFASSRKLVDDDKSALRGACAMVKDDITKWPAMFDKLCEEAGGDPMAICLDTLSKRKLPKNKMAEPINTLGVSLQPDDDLSNLDDCIDTTPDALVDDHFQAPIIETDYPEEMSDYEDLSDEEGMSDEVISDVDNLEEYSSEEDMSDYEDLSDESFSDYDDYSEDSSPNDDFSGRLSKFISPNKTQGHTEMVSMDTDSSTWNMDYKPPTGRLEPVRQLYITPSTEEYISDLLQEVRNATGESTEQAKEEAPKIKTIHKTTRHVYKHRKRNLDPVTRLYMMTKLQPRPLPEDTHLSSNGSPDNPVTNLDSMGHSNTTRSVSPQVDRFDEIHETPKKMTDDEIRKLKSIAKSVTNSDKTRKTIGRMARKHLSPDELETCKINADESESMDELATLLRQGRTRPRLKPYTYFPEGIDNAEIGIDKRSINRRIHDAQLKLRKLKRNKRFLHMLDRLGIDPNELTFENVHELLPQEMVTARPLPLPRQMGLGESNLPDNTG; encoded by the coding sequence ATGTGGCATATCGGTTGGACGTTAATAACGGGCACGGTGTATGCCTTCGTTGGACATGGCTCACGTAATGGAAACCAAATGTTACCTGGATATAACGTTATAAAGCCTTGGAACAACCATTGTCGTTTACAGTATACTCTAGCAGCTGATGCCAGGCCTTTAACGAGATATGCAGTCGACCAACTGGAAAACGAATATGTCGGATTCGAGGCGGAGCCGCCAAGGCCACCGAAATGCCCTTTACAGGCACATCTGCTGAGCAAAAGAGTAGTAAAGGCTATGGTTGAGCACGATCTAGAGCTCTATGCAGAGAGATCTGTTGATAAATATGGTAGACCGGAGCATAGAAGACAAAAATGGAAGATGACGAGGCATAGACGGAGATTAGACCCAGTGCTGTTTAGAGTTGGCGAGCGCATAAAAGGGCGTGTTGCCGTGGCGTTCCCAACATACGCATTGGTAGATGTAGGCGCTACCTCTTATGGAGTACTTCACGCACGTGATATGAGTGAGGGGTGGATAGATCGAGTGGATCACAGCGTGTCGTCTGGTGAGGATATTATTGTTATAGTAAAATCCATAGATCCTGACTCTGGTTATATTAGGCTGTCGCTTCTTGATTTACCAAAGCTAGAAAGTGTCACGGGTGCTCCTATTGAAAGAAGACCGTTGCATTCCTATAGTGTAGAGGATACCGTCTCAGGGGTTATAAGAAGGCGTTCACCGTTTGGATACTACGTGGATATAGGGGCCACTGTGGATGCATTTCTCCACGTGAATGATCGGAAGTTACCACGAAAGTTCACGGGTGTGGCCAGGCAACCGTTCAGGATAGGCACATACATAAATACACTTTATATAAAAAGTGTAGATCTAGTGCGTAACAGGATACAAATAAGTGAGAATTCACTGCAAGAAGAGATGTATAAACGGTGCGTAACAGGGCAGGAAACGCCAGAACAACAGGCCCTATATAGTCCATTGCATCATGAGCCACTGTTAAGCAGGTTAAATACACGAGACCTAGAGCGCATGAAGGTTATAGGTGGTTATGATGACCTATTATCGGAACTTGGGTGCGGTAGAAATGCGTCAGTGGAATATGTCAAGTACCTGCAAAATCGCAAAAGAGTTGCTGAACTGGAGAAGCAAAAGGATAGCGTACTGGAAGATGCTGATAACATGCCACAGTGGAAGTTGAGGCAGGCAACACAGGAATATAATCGGTTAGCCTTGGAAATAGCTGAGTTGAACAAGGAATGTATAGagccaccaccaccagaaCGAACTATATATCGTTATGGAGATCCTGGAACATGGCAACCACAGGTTTACACGCCATTTGATAAGGATGACCCTGGTCAATACTTCAAAAGCATGAACAGTGAAGTACAAGCTGCATTAAGAGATGTACAGGGAGAGAGCTTCGACTTCAAAGGTGCTATGATAGAGGATCTATCCAGCCCGGAACGACGTGGTGAGCTCATAGAGGCTCTATGGGAGCGTTTCCATGCTCCACCGAGCAATACCAGCCGCATAAAGGATACAGAATCACGTACTGCAACCATTGAAGATGTGGAAGAACTGGCACCGAGCTCTGAGCAACCAGTGTCTAGAACTGATATGTCCTATCCCGATAAGGTAATCGCCGAGTTGGAGTCATATAACGACAGCGATGCTGATGAGTTGGCATCGATGATACGTGCATCGGAAGGCTTTAATCCATTTGCATCGTCACGTAAATTAGTGGATGACGATAAAAGTGCCCTAAGGGGTGCATGCGCCATGGTAAAGGATGATATCACCAAGTGGCCAGCCATGTTCGACAAACTGTGTGAAGAGGCTGGTGGCGACCCTATGGCCATATGTCTAGATACACTGTCCAAACGAAAGCTGCcgaaaaacaaaatggcaGAACCCATAAATACACTGGGTGTTAGTTTACAGCCTGATGACGATTTAAGCAATTTGGATGACTGCATAGATACAACTCCAGATGCACTTGTGGATGACCATTTCCAGGCACCAATAATAGAAACAGACTATCCAGAAGAGATGTCTGACTATGAAGACCTATCGGATGAAGAAGGTATGTCGGATGAAGTCATATCGGATGTAGACAATTTAGAGGAATATAGCTCGGAAGAAGACATGTCTGACTATGAGGACTTATCGGATGAATCATTTTCAGATTATGATGATTATTCGGAGGATTCCAGCCCAAACGATGACTTTAGTGGACGGCTTTCAAAGTTCATCAGTCCAAACAAAACCCAAGGTCACACAGAGATGGTGTCTATGGATACCGACAGTTCTACCTGGAACATGGACTACAAACCGCCCACAGGTCGCCTGGAACCTGTTCGGcaattatatatcacaccAAGCACGGAAGAGTATATATCTGACCTCCTACAGGAGGTACGGAATGCCACAGGCGAGTCTACAGAACAAGCTAAAGAAGAGGCCCCTAAAATAAAGACGATACACAAAACAACACGTCATGTATACAAACATAGGAAACGTAATTTGGATCCAGTTACACgtctatatatgatgacGAAGTTACAGCCGAGACCATTACCCGAGGATACTCATTTGTCATCAAATGGTTCTCCTGACAACCCGGTGACCAATCTAGATAGCATGGGTCATAGTAATACCACACGATCAGTGAGTCCACAAGTGGATAGATTTGATGAAATTCATGAAACACCGAAGAAGATGACAGACGATGAAATTAGGAAATTAAAGTCTATCGCAAAGAGTGTTACCAATTCTGATAAAACTAGGAAAACCATAGGACGTATGGCTAggaaacatttatcaccAGATGAACTAGAAACCTGTAAAATAAATGCTGATGAAAGTGAATCTATGGATGAGTTGGCTACTCTCCTAAGGCAAGGTAGGACTCGTCCACGACTGAAGCCGTATACCTATTTCCCAGAAGGCATAGACAATGCAGAAATAGGAATTGATAAACGTAGCATTAACAGGCGTATACACGATGCTCAACTAAAGCTGCGTAAGCTTAAACGCAACAAGCGTTTCCTGCACATGCTGGACAGGCTTGGTATAGACCCCAATGAACTAACATTCGAGAACGTACACGAATTATTGCCGCAAGAGATGGTAACTGCCCGACCCCTGCCCTTGCCACGGCAAATGGGTTTAGGAGAGTCGAACCTACCTGATAACACGGGGTAA